Proteins from a genomic interval of Anaerolineae bacterium:
- the mutL gene encoding DNA mismatch repair endonuclease MutL: MHLLPPELVSQIAAGEVVERPASVVKELLENALDAKARDIRITVREAGRRLIEVADDGHGIPADQLALAVARHATSKIQRADDLFHILTLGFRGEALAAIASVSRLTLTSRPPEAEMGARIRVEGGQAGPVEPVGAPPGTVVRVEDLFYNVPARRKFLKSDATERRHIDALVTRYALAYPQVRFRLTQDDRLVLQSDGQGDRRSVLATLYGPDLARRMLPVDDEAPGVRVSGFVSPPDLTRSHRRDMVFFVNGRPVQDAALSAALLKGYHTLLMVGRYPIAVLFVELSPEAVDVNVHPTKAEVRFRQPDRVFRAVQQAVRKALLAHTPIPDLDADLPHPFWGTAPPSGTALLPNFPARPQGSRAGASGETVRTSGAGPQLPETAPTPGALPGTERIPLLRLVGQIAATYLVAEGPDGLYLIDQHAAHERVLFERFMAQREASAPSQTLLEPVTVHLPPQQARLLEEQLPYLGRWGFEVEPFGPGTFRVRAVPTLLAGMDPAAALRALVEDFEEDETPLQGHIEARIIARVCKRAAVKAGQVLSPQEQEALLRDLEACENPRSCPHGRPTMIRIALDALEKRFGRLGPR, from the coding sequence ATCCACCTGCTGCCCCCCGAATTGGTCTCGCAAATCGCCGCGGGCGAGGTCGTCGAGCGACCGGCCTCGGTGGTCAAGGAACTCCTCGAAAACGCGCTGGACGCCAAAGCGCGCGACATTCGCATCACCGTGCGCGAGGCCGGACGACGACTCATCGAGGTGGCCGACGACGGCCACGGCATCCCCGCCGACCAACTGGCCCTGGCCGTGGCCCGTCACGCCACCAGCAAAATCCAGCGCGCCGATGACCTTTTCCACATCCTCACCTTAGGCTTTCGCGGCGAGGCCTTGGCCGCCATCGCGTCGGTCTCCCGCCTGACCCTCACCTCCCGCCCCCCTGAAGCCGAGATGGGCGCGCGCATCCGCGTCGAAGGCGGCCAGGCCGGGCCGGTGGAGCCGGTGGGCGCCCCGCCGGGCACCGTGGTGCGCGTGGAAGACCTGTTCTACAATGTGCCCGCCCGACGCAAATTCCTCAAATCCGACGCCACCGAGCGCCGCCACATCGACGCCCTGGTCACCCGCTACGCCCTGGCCTACCCCCAGGTGCGCTTTCGCCTGACCCAGGACGACCGCCTGGTGCTACAGTCCGACGGTCAAGGTGACCGTCGCAGCGTGCTGGCCACCCTGTACGGCCCCGACCTGGCCCGCCGCATGTTGCCTGTGGACGACGAGGCTCCCGGCGTCCGCGTGAGCGGCTTCGTCAGCCCCCCCGACCTCACCCGTTCCCACCGCCGGGATATGGTGTTCTTCGTCAACGGGCGGCCCGTGCAGGACGCGGCCCTAAGCGCGGCGCTGCTCAAGGGCTATCACACCCTGCTCATGGTGGGGCGCTACCCCATTGCCGTGCTCTTCGTCGAACTATCCCCCGAGGCGGTGGATGTCAATGTGCATCCCACCAAGGCCGAAGTGCGTTTCCGCCAGCCCGACCGGGTGTTCCGCGCCGTGCAACAGGCCGTGCGCAAGGCGCTCCTGGCCCACACCCCCATCCCCGATCTGGACGCCGACCTGCCGCACCCCTTCTGGGGAACGGCACCGCCCTCAGGGACGGCACTCCTCCCCAATTTCCCAGCCCGGCCCCAGGGTTCCCGCGCCGGGGCCTCCGGGGAAACGGTCCGGACCTCAGGGGCCGGCCCCCAACTCCCGGAAACGGCCCCCACCCCGGGAGCGTTGCCCGGCACCGAACGCATCCCCCTGTTGCGCCTGGTGGGGCAGATCGCGGCCACCTACCTCGTGGCCGAAGGGCCGGACGGGCTGTACCTCATCGACCAGCACGCGGCCCACGAACGGGTGCTGTTCGAGCGCTTCATGGCCCAACGCGAAGCCAGCGCCCCCTCCCAGACGCTGCTGGAGCCGGTCACCGTGCACCTGCCGCCCCAGCAGGCCCGCCTGCTGGAGGAGCAGTTGCCTTACCTGGGGCGTTGGGGCTTCGAAGTGGAGCCTTTCGGCCCGGGGACCTTTCGTGTGCGGGCGGTGCCCACCCTGCTGGCCGGGATGGACCCGGCGGCGGCCCTGCGGGCCCTGGTGGAGGACTTTGAAGAGGACGAAACGCCTTTGCAGGGGCACATCGAAGCGCGCATCATCGCCCGGGTGTGCAAGCGGGCCGCGGTCAAAGCCGGGCAGGTGCTCTCGCCCCAGGAGCAGGAAGCCCTGCTGCGCGACCTGGAGGCCTGCGAAAACCCCCGCTCCTGCCCCCACGGTCGGCCGACCATGATCCGCATTGCGCTGGATGCGCTGGAGAAACGTTTTGGGCGCCTGGGGCCACGATAA
- a CDS encoding HD domain-containing protein, producing the protein MEEVVDFGQGALLWVLVLLLLAGALALAFGIRWWRVRRYLRAYQALVDWLPAAVQAEDKKALVEAAADAIARHLFPGFPAHHVGILLYNPQRGALEVVAHRGKHPPSQDFLPVDEGIMGRAWHTGQPQRVADVHRDPDYFPVHPDTRAELDVPIPGAEGLLGVIGVESPRRRAFDAQDEFFLSTLARFLGLALEHLTTREALARRLAMRERLSRFYAALRKAQRLEEIATRFGQEVLALSQAVAGAVFLAAEGEGGQTARALFFAPASQGPPPAIPPSAWEDLPTGLWSLSPGETLPETVQALGPAWQRVRMLWVEPLPLSHGLALFGWEQPQQLPLWVWEILPLVGQAVDGALVREALVRRLRSQVRHLRNLRAVDQAMTSRWLGLGRARDQVLRVLLRRLRHAFHLPGAAIWGASLEGDAAEQFVCLAFDGRVPEAVRSVAISRARLVSMQASEAFSPFVIYDIDEQADLLPASLYQALRDSGLRAFAAFRLMAHGRLMGQLEIFHTQPFPKRREWWTNLSAYAYQAAIVLEQTATWRALERTNRELKAALDGALHAWARTVGRRSQATRGHSKRVAALTVSLGRTLGFKGEDLAALRWGALLHDLGKVGVPDAVLFKPGPLTEEEFALVRQHSVWGDEIVGEIPHISPIVRHMVRYHHERWDGSGYPDGLRGEDIPLEARVLAVVDVWDALTSDRPYRPAYPHYAALIYLRENAGVLFDPRVVRQFLRLVSPDENHNAAY; encoded by the coding sequence ATGGAGGAAGTTGTGGATTTTGGGCAGGGAGCGCTTTTGTGGGTGCTCGTGCTTCTGCTGCTGGCAGGCGCGTTGGCGTTGGCCTTTGGTATCCGATGGTGGCGGGTGCGCCGGTATTTGCGCGCCTACCAGGCCCTGGTGGACTGGCTCCCCGCGGCTGTGCAGGCAGAGGACAAGAAGGCGCTGGTGGAAGCCGCCGCTGACGCCATCGCGCGCCATCTGTTTCCGGGGTTCCCGGCCCACCATGTGGGCATTTTGCTTTACAACCCCCAGCGGGGGGCGTTGGAGGTGGTCGCCCATCGGGGAAAGCACCCACCCAGCCAGGACTTTTTGCCTGTGGACGAGGGCATCATGGGCCGGGCTTGGCACACCGGCCAGCCCCAACGGGTGGCCGATGTGCATCGGGACCCCGATTATTTCCCGGTCCATCCAGACACCCGGGCGGAACTGGATGTGCCAATCCCAGGAGCGGAAGGGTTGCTGGGCGTGATCGGCGTGGAAAGCCCACGTCGGCGGGCTTTCGATGCCCAGGACGAGTTCTTTTTGAGCACCCTGGCCCGCTTTTTGGGCCTGGCTTTGGAGCATCTGACGACCCGCGAAGCCCTGGCCCGGCGGCTGGCCATGCGCGAGCGCCTTTCCCGGTTCTATGCGGCGTTGCGGAAGGCGCAACGCCTGGAGGAGATCGCCACACGTTTTGGGCAGGAGGTGCTCGCTTTGAGCCAGGCTGTAGCAGGAGCGGTGTTTCTGGCCGCGGAGGGGGAAGGTGGGCAAACCGCCCGGGCTTTGTTTTTCGCCCCGGCCTCCCAGGGGCCACCGCCTGCGATACCCCCGAGCGCCTGGGAAGACCTGCCCACCGGGCTGTGGTCCCTTTCACCAGGCGAAACGCTCCCCGAGACAGTGCAGGCGTTGGGCCCGGCATGGCAGCGGGTGCGGATGTTGTGGGTCGAGCCATTGCCCCTGAGCCATGGCCTGGCGCTTTTTGGGTGGGAACAGCCGCAGCAGTTGCCCTTGTGGGTGTGGGAGATCTTGCCTTTGGTGGGGCAGGCAGTGGATGGGGCTTTGGTGCGCGAGGCTCTGGTGCGTCGGCTGCGCAGCCAGGTGCGCCATTTGCGCAACCTGCGGGCCGTGGATCAGGCGATGACCTCCCGCTGGTTGGGGTTGGGCAGGGCCCGGGATCAGGTGCTGCGCGTGTTGCTGCGCCGTTTGCGGCACGCCTTTCACCTGCCTGGGGCGGCCATTTGGGGTGCCTCCTTGGAGGGGGACGCGGCAGAGCAGTTTGTCTGCCTGGCTTTCGATGGCCGGGTGCCGGAAGCCGTTCGCTCGGTGGCCATCTCAAGGGCGCGTTTGGTCAGTATGCAGGCCTCCGAGGCCTTTTCGCCCTTCGTGATCTACGATATCGACGAGCAGGCAGACCTGCTGCCTGCCTCCCTCTACCAGGCCTTGCGCGATAGCGGTCTGCGTGCCTTTGCGGCGTTCCGCCTCATGGCTCATGGCCGCCTGATGGGGCAGTTGGAGATTTTCCACACCCAGCCGTTTCCCAAACGCCGCGAGTGGTGGACTAACCTTTCGGCTTATGCGTATCAGGCGGCCATCGTGTTGGAACAGACGGCGACCTGGCGTGCGCTGGAACGCACGAACCGCGAGTTGAAGGCCGCCCTGGATGGCGCCTTGCACGCCTGGGCGCGCACCGTGGGCCGGCGCAGTCAGGCCACCCGAGGGCACAGTAAGCGAGTGGCGGCCTTGACGGTCAGTTTGGGCAGAACCCTGGGTTTCAAGGGCGAGGATCTGGCCGCGTTGCGCTGGGGTGCGTTGCTCCACGATTTGGGCAAGGTGGGCGTGCCCGATGCCGTGCTTTTCAAGCCGGGGCCGCTGACTGAGGAGGAGTTCGCTCTGGTGCGCCAGCACTCGGTGTGGGGCGATGAGATCGTGGGCGAAATCCCCCACATTTCGCCCATCGTGCGCCACATGGTGCGTTATCATCACGAACGCTGGGATGGCAGCGGTTACCCGGATGGGCTGCGGGGCGAAGACATCCCGCTCGAGGCGCGCGTGCTGGCCGTGGTGGATGTGTGGGATGCGTTGACCTCCGACCGCCCCTATCGCCCGGCTTACCCCCATTATGCCGCCCTGATCTATCTGCGAGAAAACGCCGGGGTGTTGTTCGACCCCCGCGTGGTGCGCCAGTTCCTGCGTCTGGTTTCCCCGGACGAAAACCACAACGCCGCCTATTGA
- the hemW gene encoding radical SAM family heme chaperone HemW: MMAPVSLYLHFPFCRQRCTYCDFNTYAGKEDLVGAYLEALAVEMRRLAQTAPRRLTVHTIYFGGGTPSLAPLAGLEKVLQVVHEGFTVLPDAEVTLEANPGTLTLDYLRGLRALGVNRLSLGVQAARPEALRLLGRIHDYFAVTQSVAWARRAGFANLNLDLIYGLPHQTLVDWQRTVDLALGLHPEHLSLYALTLEHGTPLAAWVARGLVSPPDEDLAATMYEWAGGRLSQAGYRQYEISNWAQEGYACRHNLQYWRNEPYLGLGAGAHGWIAGVRTVSVRAPEAYLRRMREARASLPFPQTPATVEARRLSPAEAMEITMMMGLRLTEEGVSRQAFRRRFGVDLTEGYAEPIARLLKWGLLEWVGRGDSARLRLTPRAYLLGNVVFREFIGYLEERDHVILS, translated from the coding sequence ATGATGGCTCCCGTTAGCCTGTATCTCCACTTTCCCTTTTGTCGGCAACGCTGCACCTATTGCGATTTCAACACCTACGCCGGGAAGGAAGACCTTGTCGGCGCCTATCTGGAGGCCCTGGCGGTCGAGATGCGAAGGCTGGCGCAGACGGCCCCCCGGCGGTTGACCGTGCACACCATCTATTTCGGCGGCGGCACGCCCTCGCTGGCTCCTCTGGCGGGGCTGGAGAAGGTGTTGCAGGTCGTCCATGAGGGGTTCACCGTGCTACCCGACGCTGAGGTCACCCTGGAGGCCAACCCGGGCACCCTGACCCTGGATTACCTGCGCGGATTGCGTGCTCTGGGGGTGAACCGGTTGAGCCTGGGGGTGCAGGCGGCCCGGCCCGAGGCCCTGCGTCTTTTGGGGCGCATTCACGATTACTTTGCGGTGACGCAAAGCGTGGCCTGGGCGCGCCGGGCGGGGTTTGCCAATCTCAATCTGGACCTCATCTATGGCCTGCCGCACCAGACCCTAGTGGACTGGCAGCGCACGGTGGACCTAGCCCTGGGGCTGCACCCGGAGCACCTTTCGCTTTACGCCTTGACCCTGGAACACGGCACCCCTCTGGCGGCCTGGGTGGCGCGGGGCCTGGTGTCGCCGCCCGATGAGGATCTGGCGGCGACGATGTACGAGTGGGCCGGAGGACGACTGAGCCAGGCGGGGTATCGGCAGTATGAGATCTCCAACTGGGCGCAGGAAGGGTACGCCTGTCGGCACAACCTGCAATACTGGCGCAACGAGCCCTACCTGGGACTGGGGGCCGGGGCGCATGGTTGGATCGCCGGAGTGCGCACGGTCAGTGTGCGCGCGCCCGAAGCCTACCTTCGCCGGATGCGGGAGGCACGCGCCTCGCTGCCTTTTCCCCAGACCCCGGCCACGGTGGAGGCGCGCCGCCTTTCCCCCGCCGAAGCGATGGAGATTACCATGATGATGGGCCTGCGCCTCACCGAGGAGGGCGTGAGCCGGCAGGCTTTTCGTCGCCGTTTTGGCGTGGATCTGACCGAGGGGTACGCCGAACCCATCGCCCGCCTGCTCAAATGGGGCTTGCTGGAATGGGTGGGACGGGGTGACTCAGCGCGGCTGCGCCTGACGCCCCGCGCGTACCTGCTGGGCAATGTCGTGTTTCGTGAGTTCATCGGCTATCTCGAGGAAAGGGACCATGTCATCCTTTCGTGA
- the fabG gene encoding 3-oxoacyl-[acyl-carrier-protein] reductase yields the protein MYANLPATLSLKDKVAVVTGASRGIGRAIAIELARRGAALVVNYNRSAEAAQEVVQSIREFGGQAEAFQADVSDFEQAQNLIKFAIQTFSNLHILVNNAGITRDQVIMLMSEEDWDEVLRVNLKSTFNCSKAAVRHMMRKRYGRIINITSVAGQIGNAGQTNYSASKAGQIGFTKALAREVASRNITVNAIAAGYIETDIWANVPEAMRQQVLQLIPLGRKGEPEEIAYAVAFLASDQAAYITGQILGVDGGMAMA from the coding sequence ATGTACGCAAACCTGCCTGCAACCCTTTCGCTGAAGGACAAGGTCGCCGTGGTGACCGGCGCCTCGCGCGGCATTGGCCGCGCCATTGCCATCGAACTGGCCCGCCGGGGCGCTGCCTTGGTGGTCAATTACAACCGCTCGGCCGAGGCCGCCCAGGAGGTCGTGCAGAGCATCCGCGAGTTCGGCGGCCAGGCCGAGGCCTTTCAGGCCGATGTGTCCGACTTCGAACAGGCGCAGAACCTGATCAAGTTCGCCATCCAGACCTTCAGCAACCTGCACATCCTGGTCAACAACGCCGGCATTACCCGCGACCAGGTCATCATGCTGATGAGCGAAGAGGACTGGGATGAGGTCCTGCGGGTCAACCTGAAGTCCACCTTCAACTGCTCCAAGGCCGCGGTGCGGCACATGATGCGCAAGCGCTACGGGCGCATCATCAACATCACTTCGGTGGCCGGGCAAATCGGCAACGCCGGCCAGACCAATTACTCGGCTTCCAAAGCCGGGCAAATCGGTTTCACCAAGGCCCTGGCCCGCGAGGTGGCCTCGCGCAACATCACGGTCAACGCCATTGCCGCGGGCTACATCGAAACGGACATCTGGGCCAATGTGCCCGAAGCGATGCGCCAGCAGGTGTTGCAACTCATCCCCCTGGGCCGCAAGGGCGAGCCGGAGGAGATCGCCTACGCCGTGGCCTTCCTGGCCTCGGATCAGGCAGCCTACATCACCGGGCAAATCCTGGGCGTGGATGGCGGCATGGCCATGGCATGA
- a CDS encoding DUF2029 domain-containing protein, whose protein sequence is MSSFRDDAVLRWLLWGALLLALLGALVSVHVHFTRQNPGGTDFLDYWVAARHFLLQGESPYSQPVILDIQRRIYGRPAYAWENQHRPIYPFHFVFLFAPFALVGDYPLARALWMVVNEVLLVVGVLLWLPLLPWTPRPLARAALLLYTLLGYFSVRGLVNGNFVVLQTAFFLLGVYALARGRDGLGGAILALTTVKPHIALLPLVLVALWSASRRRWGVWLGLGGTLVVLLGAATWLQPDWWLQDLRLILAYPSYNPPGSPQEVLRLALPGPGRLLAWVLTALVWGVLLAEWVALWGRSFTHFLWTFSLTLLASQWSGIQTDPGNLMVTLPALVVVWGYWCTRWAYGRRLFWGTWVLAMVGNWALFLSTLRWVGGQPIQSPMLYFPFPMLVFFMLYTVRVWATRVPLLREDALFVE, encoded by the coding sequence ATGTCATCCTTTCGTGACGATGCTGTGTTGCGGTGGCTTTTGTGGGGCGCGCTTCTGCTCGCTCTCTTAGGGGCTTTGGTGAGCGTGCATGTGCATTTTACCCGCCAAAACCCCGGCGGGACGGATTTTCTGGACTATTGGGTCGCGGCACGCCATTTTTTGTTGCAGGGTGAAAGCCCCTACAGCCAGCCTGTCATTTTGGACATCCAACGCCGAATTTACGGGCGCCCGGCTTACGCCTGGGAAAATCAGCATCGCCCCATTTATCCGTTCCATTTCGTATTCCTTTTTGCGCCCTTTGCCCTGGTTGGTGATTACCCCCTGGCGCGGGCGTTGTGGATGGTGGTCAACGAGGTGCTTTTGGTGGTCGGTGTGCTACTCTGGCTACCCCTCTTACCCTGGACGCCTCGTCCTCTGGCCCGGGCGGCCCTGTTGCTTTACACCTTGCTGGGGTATTTTTCTGTACGCGGTCTGGTCAACGGCAATTTTGTGGTGCTGCAGACGGCCTTTTTCCTGTTGGGAGTGTATGCCCTCGCCCGCGGACGGGATGGACTTGGCGGGGCAATTCTGGCGCTGACTACCGTCAAGCCTCATATCGCCCTGTTACCCCTGGTTTTGGTGGCGTTGTGGAGTGCTTCCCGCCGGCGCTGGGGCGTGTGGCTGGGGTTGGGCGGGACCTTGGTCGTGCTGCTGGGCGCGGCCACCTGGCTGCAGCCGGACTGGTGGCTTCAGGATTTGCGACTGATCCTGGCTTACCCTTCGTACAACCCCCCTGGCTCCCCGCAGGAAGTGCTCCGCCTGGCGTTGCCTGGCCCGGGACGTTTGCTGGCCTGGGTGCTGACGGCCCTGGTGTGGGGCGTCCTGCTGGCGGAATGGGTCGCCCTTTGGGGGCGTTCCTTCACGCATTTCTTGTGGACCTTTTCCCTCACCTTGTTGGCCTCTCAATGGAGCGGCATCCAGACGGATCCGGGGAATCTGATGGTCACTTTGCCCGCTTTGGTGGTGGTTTGGGGCTACTGGTGCACCCGTTGGGCCTACGGCAGGCGTCTGTTTTGGGGGACCTGGGTGCTGGCGATGGTGGGCAATTGGGCGCTGTTCTTGAGCACTTTGCGTTGGGTGGGAGGGCAACCCATCCAGTCGCCTATGTTGTATTTCCCGTTCCCGATGCTGGTCTTCTTTATGTTGTACACCGTGCGGGTGTGGGCCACCCGCGTTCCCTTGTTGCGCGAGGATGCGCTTTTCGTGGAGTAA
- the fabD gene encoding ACP S-malonyltransferase: MLDPKTTVALFPGQGSQKIGMGRALAEAFPVAWETFAAADEILGFPLTRLMWEGPKEALNDTANTQPALLTHSLAAWRVLQEIAPDFRPAYMAGHSLGELSALTAAGALDFADAVCLVRVRGEAMRRAGEENPGRVAAILGLEAAQVEALCAQVSTPKAPVQVANDNSPGQVVVAGATPAVEAVIQKAREAGARRVLPLKVSVPVHTVLMEPARATFTAALEQVTVHPPQVPVIGNTSAQPLTTADEVRAELAAQLTGRVRWTETMRYLLSQGMRTFLELGSGTVLLNLAKRFDRSLRLIPLGTPGDFEGCGDERSLRQLGQLRD, from the coding sequence ATGCTGGATCCAAAAACCACCGTTGCCTTGTTCCCCGGCCAGGGCTCCCAGAAAATCGGCATGGGTCGCGCCCTGGCCGAGGCGTTCCCTGTGGCCTGGGAGACCTTCGCCGCTGCCGATGAAATCCTGGGCTTCCCCCTCACGCGGCTGATGTGGGAAGGCCCTAAGGAAGCCCTCAACGATACGGCGAACACCCAGCCCGCCCTGCTGACCCACTCCCTGGCCGCCTGGCGGGTGCTGCAGGAAATCGCCCCGGATTTTCGCCCAGCTTACATGGCCGGGCACTCCTTAGGCGAACTGAGCGCCCTGACCGCCGCCGGCGCGCTGGACTTTGCCGACGCCGTGTGCCTGGTGCGCGTGCGCGGGGAGGCCATGCGCCGCGCCGGGGAAGAAAACCCCGGCCGCGTGGCCGCCATCCTGGGCCTGGAAGCCGCGCAGGTGGAGGCCCTCTGCGCCCAGGTCAGCACCCCCAAAGCCCCGGTCCAGGTGGCCAACGACAACAGCCCCGGCCAGGTGGTCGTCGCTGGGGCCACGCCCGCCGTGGAAGCCGTCATCCAAAAGGCCCGGGAGGCCGGCGCCCGTCGGGTGCTCCCCCTGAAGGTGAGCGTGCCCGTGCACACGGTGCTCATGGAGCCCGCCCGCGCCACCTTCACCGCCGCGCTGGAGCAGGTCACGGTTCACCCGCCGCAGGTACCGGTCATCGGCAACACCTCGGCGCAGCCCCTCACCACAGCCGACGAGGTGCGCGCCGAACTCGCCGCCCAACTCACCGGCCGCGTCCGCTGGACCGAAACCATGCGCTATCTGCTGAGTCAGGGGATGCGCACCTTCCTCGAACTGGGCAGCGGCACGGTACTGCTCAACCTGGCCAAACGGTTCGACCGCTCCCTTCGCCTCATCCCCCTGGGCACGCCGGGGGATTTCGAGGGGTGTGGGGATGAGAGGTCATTGAGGCAATTGGGACAATTGAGGGATTGA